In a single window of the Drosophila subpulchrella strain 33 F10 #4 breed RU33 chromosome X, RU_Dsub_v1.1 Primary Assembly, whole genome shotgun sequence genome:
- the LOC119556744 gene encoding homeotic protein female sterile isoform X9 → MSSNEPPPRYEPPVEPVNGIVQPPVVPPAERPGRNTNQLQYLIKTVMKVIWKHHFSWPFQQPVDAKKLNLPDYHKIIKQPMDMGTIKKRLENNYYWSAKETIHDFNTMFNNCYVYNKPGEDVVVMAQTLEKVFLQKIESMPKEELELEPVTAKGGKKKQRAPATPKTSSTTVGGGATTGSGTASSAAVNSGAGSGSTKVSAAASSAQQSGLQGATGAGSASTPGAQAGSGAGGATAARPVSAMGGTVSSTAGGAPSIPPISTMPPHTVPGSTNTTTTAMAGGAGGAGAAAANPNAAALMASLLNAGQTGAYPGAPGQTAVNSSSLLDGSTAAAAAAAAAAAAAAAGVGGAAGAAGGAAGAGVTIPSVAVNATNAVQAYVNAGVSVGVDAVIPPQQPAKIKKGVKRKADTTTPTANAFESPYAQMDSKSAKIATRRESNRQGSGYNMSPLGVSGVPGLGGLVAGGVAGVAVAKNKEKLSDALKSCNEILKELFSKKHSGYAWPFYKPVDAEMLGLHDYHDIIKKPMDLGTVKRKMDNREYKSAPEFAADVRLIFTNCYKYNPPDHDVVAMGRKLQDVFEMRYANIPDEPVANAAHHHGHGHGHGHGHGHGHGHGHGHGHGHGYGGPLKHDASDSSSEDSSDTENESNSDEERSAKLKMLESKLLGLQEEIRKLSEEASAKKKAKKKLKEKKKSMGGGSGSASHHGHASGGGANAGGAGGAGSGGHSGVVSVPGGVGAMGAGGAGGATLNALLSGSLVGPGGAAVAGGVPNVAALHSQVHDAAMAVFGQLAGGGAAAGGGFGAGVTASGASTGGKAGTLAGALAAGAAAGAGGTSGSGGGSSKGAKSKGGRGAKGSGGGGVGGSNNTAAGNAAGGAAGAAAGAGAVGAVGGAGAAGGGNASKRAKSSSSAGAGGAVGGANASTGGAGARGSSKKKPSQVMNFDSEEEDTAKPMSYDEKRQLSLDINKLPGDKLGRVVHIIQNREPSLRDSNPDEIEIDFETLKPSTLRELESYVASCLRKKTRKPYYKKPSGKSKDEQMAEKKQELEKRLQDVTGQLGASKKNAKKDESASNKVEAVQPANPVSSSSSSSDSSSSSSSDSSSSDSSDSEAG, encoded by the exons atgtCGTCCAATGAGCCACCGCCTCGTTACGAGCCACCCGTGGAGCCAGTCAATGGCATTGTACAGCCACCGGTGGTGCCGCCAGCGGAGCGACCCGGCCGCAATACGAACCAACTGCAATATCTGATCAAGACGGTGATGAAGGTGATATGGAAGCACCACTTCTCGTGGCCCTTCCAACAGCCCGTCGATGCCAAGAAGCTCAACCTGCCCGACTACCATAAGATCATCAAACAGCCCATGGACATGGGTACGATCAAGAAGCGGCTGGAGAACAACTACTATTGGTCCGCCAAGGAGACCATTCACGACTTCAATACGATGTTCAACAATTGCTATGTCTACAACAAGCCCGGCGAGGATGTCGTTGTGATGGCCCAGACGCTCGAGAAGGTCTTCCTGCAGAAGATCGAATCGATGCCCAAGGAGGAGCTCGAACTGGAGCCGGTTACGGCCAAGGGTGGCAAGAAGAAGCAACGGGCGCCGGCTACGCCCAAGACATCGTCAACGACCGTTGGCGGTGGAGCAACCACCGGTTCCGGCACAGCCTCCTCGGCGGCAGTTAACAGCGGAGCGGGAAGTGGCTCCACAAAAGTGTCAGCAGCCGCCTCATCCGCGCAACAGTCCGGTCTGCAAGGAGCGACGGGAGCGGGCTCGGCGAGTACACCAGGAGCTCAAGCGGGTTCCGGTGCGGGAGGAGCGACCGCCGCCCGACCCGTATCCGCCATGGGCGGCACGGTTTCATCGACGGCCGGCGGTGCACCGTCCATACCACCGATTAGCACAATGCCACCGCACACGGTACCCGGCAGTACCAATACGACGACGACAGCGATGGCTGGCGGCGCTGGTGGAGCAGGTGCAGCCGCAGCCAATCCCAATGCCGCCGCCCTGATGGCCAGCCTTCTGAATGCGGGCCAAACGGGCGCCTATCCCGGCGCCCCTGGCCAGACGGCGGTCAACAGCTCCTCGCTTCTAGATGGCAGTACAGccgcagcagcggcagcagcagcagcagcggcagcggcggcggcgggaGTGGGCGGTGCAGCGGGAGCCGCCGGTGGTGCAGCGGGCGCCGGAGTGACAATACCATCTGTAGCCGTCAATGCCACCAACGCCGTTCAGGCCTATGTGAATGCGGGCGTGAGCGTTGGTGTGGACGCCGTGATACCGCCGCAGCAGCCCGCCAAAATAAAGAAGGGCGTCAAACGGAAGGCGGACACGACAACGCCGACGGCCAATGCCTTTGAATCGCCTTACGCGCAAATGGACTCCAAATCGGCCAAGATTGCGACGCGACGGGAGTCGAATCGTCAG GGCTCGGGATACAATATGTCGCCGCTGGGCGTCTCCGGAGTGCCCGGACTTGGCGGTCTGGTTGCCGGCGGCGTGGCCGGCGTTGCGGTGGCCAAGAACAAGGAGAAGCTATCGGATGCGCTCAAGTCGTGCAACGAGATCCTCAAGGAGCTCTTCTCGAAGAAGCACTCTGGATATGCCTGGCCGTTCTACAAGCCCGTGGACGCGGAAATGCTTGGCCTGCACGACTATCACGACATCATCAAGAAGCCAATGGATTTGGGCACTGTCAAGCGGAAAATGGACAATCGCGAGTACAAGAGCGCGCCGGAATTTGCTGCCGACGTGCGATTAATATTCACCAACTGCTACAAGTACAATCCGCCAGATCACGATGTTGTGGCCATGGGCCGCAAGCTGCAGGACGTCTTTGAGATGCGCTACGCCAACATCCCCGACGAGCCGGTGGCCAATGCGGCCCACCATCACGGGCACGGCCATGGGCATGGTCACGGTCACGGCCACGGTCACGGGCATGGTCACGGACATGGCCATGGTCACGGTTACGGCGGTCCCCTCAAGCACGATGCCAGCGATTCGTCTAGCGAGGACTCCAGCGACACCGAGAACGAATCCAACTCGGACGAGGAGCGCAGCGCCAAGCTGAAAATGCTCGAGTCCAAGCTGCTTGGCCTGCAGGAGGAGATCCGCAAGCTGTCCGAGGAGGCCTCTGCCAAGAAGAAGGCGAAGAAGAAACTCAAGGAGAAGAAGAAGTCGATGGGCGGCGGCTCTGGATCGGCCTCGCATCATGGTCACGCCTCGGGCGGCGGTGCAAATGCTGGCGGAGCAGGCGGCGCTGGATCCGGCGGCCATTCGGGCGTCGTCTCCGTGCCGGGTGGTGTCGGAGCCATGGGTGCCGGTGGAGCGGGCGGCGCTACTCTCAACGCACTGCTCAGTGGTTCGTTGGTTGGTCCAGGCGGAGCAGCTGTCGCCGGCGGTGTTCCCAATGTGGCGGCGTTGCACAGCCAGGTTCACGACGCGGCCATGGCGGTCTTTGGCCAGCTGGCGGGCGGCGGTGCCGCGGCCGGTGGCGGCTTTGGTGCCGGTGTGACAGCATCGGGCGCATCGACGGGCGGCAAGGCGGGCACCCTGGCCGGCGCTCTGGCAGCGGGAGCGGCGGCAGGCGCCGGCGGTACATCTGGCAGCGGCGGTGGCAGCAGTAAAGGTGCTAAGAGCAAGGGCGGACGCGGCGCCAAGGGCAGCGGAGGCGGCGGCGTTGGAGGTAGCAATAACACCGCTGCGGGCAATGCGGCAGGCGGTGCAGCGGGAGCTGCAGCTGGCGCAGGAGCCGTCGGAGCTGTTGGCGGTGCAGGAGCAGCAGGCGGCGGCAACGCATCCAAGCGGGCCAAGAGCAGCAGTTCGGCTGGCGCTGGCGGCGCTGTTGGGGGCGCGAATGCCAGTACCGGTGGCGCCGGTGCGCGCGGCAGCAGCAAGAAGAAGCCCAGCCAGGTGATGAACTTTGACTCCGAGGAGGAGGACACGGCCAAGCCAATGTCGTACGATGAGAAACGCCAGCTGTCGCTCGACATCAACAAGTTGCCAG GTGACAAGCTGGGCCGTGTGGTACACATCATCCAGAACCGGGAGCCATCGCTGCGTGACTCCAATCCCGACGAAATCGAGATCGACTTCGAGACGCTGAAGCCGTCGACGCTGCGCGAGCTTGAAAGCTATGTGGCGTCGTGTTTGCGCAAAAAAACACGTAAGCCATATT ATAAAAAGCCTTCCGGCAAGTCGAAGGACGAGCAGATGGCAGAGAAAAAGCAGGAGCTGGAAAAGCGACTGCAGGACGTCACCGGCCAGCTGGGGGCAAGCAAGAAAAACGCCAAGAAAG ATGAGTCCGCTTCGAACAAGGTCGAGGCAGTGCAGCCGGCGAATCCCGTGTCATCGAGTTCCAGTTCCAGCGATTCATCGTCGTCGAGTTCGAGTGATAGCAGTTCGAGTGACTCGAGCGACAGTGAAGCAGGTTAG
- the LOC119556744 gene encoding homeotic protein female sterile isoform X3: MSSNEPPPRYEPPVEPVNGIVQPPVVPPAERPGRNTNQLQYLIKTVMKVIWKHHFSWPFQQPVDAKKLNLPDYHKIIKQPMDMGTIKKRLENNYYWSAKETIHDFNTMFNNCYVYNKPGEDVVVMAQTLEKVFLQKIESMPKEELELEPVTAKGGKKKQRAPATPKTSSTTVGGGATTGSGTASSAAVNSGAGSGSTKVSAAASSAQQSGLQGATGAGSASTPGAQAGSGAGGATAARPVSAMGGTVSSTAGGAPSIPPISTMPPHTVPGSTNTTTTAMAGGAGGAGAAAANPNAAALMASLLNAGQTGAYPGAPGQTAVNSSSLLDGSTAAAAAAAAAAAAAAAGVGGAAGAAGGAAGAGVTIPSVAVNATNAVQAYVNAGVSVGVDAVIPPQQPAKIKKGVKRKADTTTPTANAFESPYAQMDSKSAKIATRRESNRQDLTFQGSGYNMSPLGVSGVPGLGGLVAGGVAGVAVAKNKEKLSDALKSCNEILKELFSKKHSGYAWPFYKPVDAEMLGLHDYHDIIKKPMDLGTVKRKMDNREYKSAPEFAADVRLIFTNCYKYNPPDHDVVAMGRKLQDVFEMRYANIPDEPVANAAHHHGHGHGHGHGHGHGHGHGHGHGHGHGYGGPLKHDASDSSSEDSSDTENESNSDEERSAKLKMLESKLLGLQEEIRKLSEEASAKKKAKKKLKEKKKSMGGGSGSASHHGHASGGGANAGGAGGAGSGGHSGVVSVPGGVGAMGAGGAGGATLNALLSGSLVGPGGAAVAGGVPNVAALHSQVHDAAMAVFGQLAGGGAAAGGGFGAGVTASGASTGGKAGTLAGALAAGAAAGAGGTSGSGGGSSKGAKSKGGRGAKGSGGGGVGGSNNTAAGNAAGGAAGAAAGAGAVGAVGGAGAAGGGNASKRAKSSSSAGAGGAVGGANASTGGAGARGSSKKKPSQVMNFDSEEEDTAKPMSYDEKRQLSLDINKLPGDKLGRVVHIIQNREPSLRDSNPDEIEIDFETLKPSTLRELESYVASCLRKKTRKPYYKKPSGKSKDEQMAEKKQELEKRLQDVTGQLGASKKNAKKDESASNKVEAVQPANPVSSSSSSSDSSSSSSSDSSSSDSSDSEAGDGDERPPRKKKPRDSNGGNVNNPSINVVLGGNHPSGALTPTTMLMGLDHVVNSTSQMSNMLGNANPLMAAAMLNNNNKTTLPGSNFGGAPTAGAGNMLHGGGGSVAGAAVSGATGQQQQQHNKNGPNDLSKVPPGGSITAALPPHSFAGGSASAAAAVATSQSSGGIRIASNLHKLAGMGGGDLGEHHAALAAALTSGVNSTGTSGGGNTGSSSNNNGGSNNNNTNPMGGPHGDAMANASLASGLKQIPQFDDPVEQSLASLEFSTGSTGKSSLPDNFLMQQHLMQPAGPQQQQQQQQPFGHQQQQQQQQQQQQQHMDYVTELLTKGADNVGGMNGNHLLNFNLDMAAAAYQQKHPQQQQQQQQQQQQQAHNNGFNVADFGMAGFDSLNMTAASAFLDLEHTLQQQQMQLQQQQQQTHQQQQQQQHHQHQQQQLTQQQQQQQQHLQQQQQQLHQQLNQQLHQQQQVANKLLIIPKPIESMMPSPPDKQQLQQHQKVLPPQQSPSDMKLHPSQAAAAAAASAQGKLSQAFKATNEQNLKNASSWSSLASANSPQSHTSSSSSSSKAKPAMDSFQQFRNKAKERDRLKLLEAAEKEKKNQKEAAEKEQQRKHHKSSSSSSSASAASAQAAAVAAASLAEAVALGAAAAAAVASNASSASGGSSSGGGGGGGGGGGGGGGGPASNQAISGDRERDRDRERERERSGSGGGQSGNGNNSSNSANSNGPGSAGSGGSGGGGGGSGPASAGGPNSGGGNANSNSGGGPALLNAGSNSNSGVGSGGAASSNSNSSVGGIVGSGGPGSNSQGSSGGGGGPASGGMGSVEYLITRCAPQNRAQEVAAAVAVQAFLAASPLGAMESGRKSVHDAQPQISRVDDIKASPGGQGQSSPAQQSPQDRAAAKRAEQRRAEQERRRREAMAGQIDMNMQSDLMAAFEETL, from the exons atgtCGTCCAATGAGCCACCGCCTCGTTACGAGCCACCCGTGGAGCCAGTCAATGGCATTGTACAGCCACCGGTGGTGCCGCCAGCGGAGCGACCCGGCCGCAATACGAACCAACTGCAATATCTGATCAAGACGGTGATGAAGGTGATATGGAAGCACCACTTCTCGTGGCCCTTCCAACAGCCCGTCGATGCCAAGAAGCTCAACCTGCCCGACTACCATAAGATCATCAAACAGCCCATGGACATGGGTACGATCAAGAAGCGGCTGGAGAACAACTACTATTGGTCCGCCAAGGAGACCATTCACGACTTCAATACGATGTTCAACAATTGCTATGTCTACAACAAGCCCGGCGAGGATGTCGTTGTGATGGCCCAGACGCTCGAGAAGGTCTTCCTGCAGAAGATCGAATCGATGCCCAAGGAGGAGCTCGAACTGGAGCCGGTTACGGCCAAGGGTGGCAAGAAGAAGCAACGGGCGCCGGCTACGCCCAAGACATCGTCAACGACCGTTGGCGGTGGAGCAACCACCGGTTCCGGCACAGCCTCCTCGGCGGCAGTTAACAGCGGAGCGGGAAGTGGCTCCACAAAAGTGTCAGCAGCCGCCTCATCCGCGCAACAGTCCGGTCTGCAAGGAGCGACGGGAGCGGGCTCGGCGAGTACACCAGGAGCTCAAGCGGGTTCCGGTGCGGGAGGAGCGACCGCCGCCCGACCCGTATCCGCCATGGGCGGCACGGTTTCATCGACGGCCGGCGGTGCACCGTCCATACCACCGATTAGCACAATGCCACCGCACACGGTACCCGGCAGTACCAATACGACGACGACAGCGATGGCTGGCGGCGCTGGTGGAGCAGGTGCAGCCGCAGCCAATCCCAATGCCGCCGCCCTGATGGCCAGCCTTCTGAATGCGGGCCAAACGGGCGCCTATCCCGGCGCCCCTGGCCAGACGGCGGTCAACAGCTCCTCGCTTCTAGATGGCAGTACAGccgcagcagcggcagcagcagcagcagcggcagcggcggcggcgggaGTGGGCGGTGCAGCGGGAGCCGCCGGTGGTGCAGCGGGCGCCGGAGTGACAATACCATCTGTAGCCGTCAATGCCACCAACGCCGTTCAGGCCTATGTGAATGCGGGCGTGAGCGTTGGTGTGGACGCCGTGATACCGCCGCAGCAGCCCGCCAAAATAAAGAAGGGCGTCAAACGGAAGGCGGACACGACAACGCCGACGGCCAATGCCTTTGAATCGCCTTACGCGCAAATGGACTCCAAATCGGCCAAGATTGCGACGCGACGGGAGTCGAATCGTCAG GATCTTACATTCCAGGGCTCGGGATACAATATGTCGCCGCTGGGCGTCTCCGGAGTGCCCGGACTTGGCGGTCTGGTTGCCGGCGGCGTGGCCGGCGTTGCGGTGGCCAAGAACAAGGAGAAGCTATCGGATGCGCTCAAGTCGTGCAACGAGATCCTCAAGGAGCTCTTCTCGAAGAAGCACTCTGGATATGCCTGGCCGTTCTACAAGCCCGTGGACGCGGAAATGCTTGGCCTGCACGACTATCACGACATCATCAAGAAGCCAATGGATTTGGGCACTGTCAAGCGGAAAATGGACAATCGCGAGTACAAGAGCGCGCCGGAATTTGCTGCCGACGTGCGATTAATATTCACCAACTGCTACAAGTACAATCCGCCAGATCACGATGTTGTGGCCATGGGCCGCAAGCTGCAGGACGTCTTTGAGATGCGCTACGCCAACATCCCCGACGAGCCGGTGGCCAATGCGGCCCACCATCACGGGCACGGCCATGGGCATGGTCACGGTCACGGCCACGGTCACGGGCATGGTCACGGACATGGCCATGGTCACGGTTACGGCGGTCCCCTCAAGCACGATGCCAGCGATTCGTCTAGCGAGGACTCCAGCGACACCGAGAACGAATCCAACTCGGACGAGGAGCGCAGCGCCAAGCTGAAAATGCTCGAGTCCAAGCTGCTTGGCCTGCAGGAGGAGATCCGCAAGCTGTCCGAGGAGGCCTCTGCCAAGAAGAAGGCGAAGAAGAAACTCAAGGAGAAGAAGAAGTCGATGGGCGGCGGCTCTGGATCGGCCTCGCATCATGGTCACGCCTCGGGCGGCGGTGCAAATGCTGGCGGAGCAGGCGGCGCTGGATCCGGCGGCCATTCGGGCGTCGTCTCCGTGCCGGGTGGTGTCGGAGCCATGGGTGCCGGTGGAGCGGGCGGCGCTACTCTCAACGCACTGCTCAGTGGTTCGTTGGTTGGTCCAGGCGGAGCAGCTGTCGCCGGCGGTGTTCCCAATGTGGCGGCGTTGCACAGCCAGGTTCACGACGCGGCCATGGCGGTCTTTGGCCAGCTGGCGGGCGGCGGTGCCGCGGCCGGTGGCGGCTTTGGTGCCGGTGTGACAGCATCGGGCGCATCGACGGGCGGCAAGGCGGGCACCCTGGCCGGCGCTCTGGCAGCGGGAGCGGCGGCAGGCGCCGGCGGTACATCTGGCAGCGGCGGTGGCAGCAGTAAAGGTGCTAAGAGCAAGGGCGGACGCGGCGCCAAGGGCAGCGGAGGCGGCGGCGTTGGAGGTAGCAATAACACCGCTGCGGGCAATGCGGCAGGCGGTGCAGCGGGAGCTGCAGCTGGCGCAGGAGCCGTCGGAGCTGTTGGCGGTGCAGGAGCAGCAGGCGGCGGCAACGCATCCAAGCGGGCCAAGAGCAGCAGTTCGGCTGGCGCTGGCGGCGCTGTTGGGGGCGCGAATGCCAGTACCGGTGGCGCCGGTGCGCGCGGCAGCAGCAAGAAGAAGCCCAGCCAGGTGATGAACTTTGACTCCGAGGAGGAGGACACGGCCAAGCCAATGTCGTACGATGAGAAACGCCAGCTGTCGCTCGACATCAACAAGTTGCCAG GTGACAAGCTGGGCCGTGTGGTACACATCATCCAGAACCGGGAGCCATCGCTGCGTGACTCCAATCCCGACGAAATCGAGATCGACTTCGAGACGCTGAAGCCGTCGACGCTGCGCGAGCTTGAAAGCTATGTGGCGTCGTGTTTGCGCAAAAAAACACGTAAGCCATATT ATAAAAAGCCTTCCGGCAAGTCGAAGGACGAGCAGATGGCAGAGAAAAAGCAGGAGCTGGAAAAGCGACTGCAGGACGTCACCGGCCAGCTGGGGGCAAGCAAGAAAAACGCCAAGAAAG ATGAGTCCGCTTCGAACAAGGTCGAGGCAGTGCAGCCGGCGAATCCCGTGTCATCGAGTTCCAGTTCCAGCGATTCATCGTCGTCGAGTTCGAGTGATAGCAGTTCGAGTGACTCGAGCGACAGTGAAGCAG GTGATGGTGACGAACGACCGCCGCGCAAGAAAAAACCCCGAGACTCGAACGGAGGCAAT GTAAATAATCCAAGTATAAATGTGGTTCTGGGCGGCAACCATCCGAGTGGCGCCCTCACGCCGACGACCATGTTGATGGGCCTGGACCATGTGGTGAACTCCACATCACAAATGT CCAACATGCTGGGCAATGCCAATCCCCTGATGGCAGCTGCCATgctaaacaacaacaacaagacaACACTGCCGGGCAGCAATTTCGGCGGTGCGCCCACTGCCGGTGCCGGGAACATGTTGCACGGCGGTGGCGGTTCAGTTGCCGGTGCTGCAGTTTCTGGGGCGACggggcagcagcagcagcagcacaacAAGAATGGACCAAATGATCTGAGCAAAGTGCCGCCGGGTGGCTCCATCACCGCCGCCCTGCCGCCGCACAGTTTCGCCGGAGgatcagcatcagcagcagctgcagtgGCCACCAGTCAGTCGAGCGGTGGCATTCGCATAGCCAGCAATTTGCACAAGCTGGCCGGTATGGGTGGCGGTGATCTTGGCGAGCATCATGCGGCACTGGCGGCTGCCCTGACGTCCGGCGTTAACAGCACCGGCACCTCTGGCGGCGGCAACaccggcagcagcagcaacaacaacggcggcagcaacaataacaacactAACCCAATGGGCGGACCGCATGGGGATGCGATGGCCAATGCCTCGCTGGCCTCGGGCCTAAAACAGATACCACAATTCGATGATCCCGTTGAGCAGTCGCTGGCCTCGTTGGAGTTCAGCACCGGCTCCACGGGCAAGTCATCGTTGCCTGACAACTTTTTAATGCAGCAGCATCTGATGCAGCCCGCCGgaccacagcagcagcagcagcaacagcaaccctttggccatcagcagcagcagcagcagcaacaacagcagcagcagcagcacatgGACTACGTAACAGAGCTGCTGACAAAGGGAGCGGATAATGTCGGCGGCATGAATGGCAACCACCTGCTGAACTTCAATCTGGACATGGCGGCGGCCGCCTACCAGCAAAAGCatccccagcagcagcagcaacaacaacagcagcagcagcagcaggcgcaCAACAATGGCTTCAATGTGGCCGATTTCGGCATGGCCGGATTCGATAGCCTCAATATGACGGCGGCCTCAGCATTCCTCGATCTGGAGCACACGctccagcagcaacagatgcagctgcagcagcaacaacagcaaacgcaccagcagcagcagcagcagcaacatcaccagcatcaacagcagcaactaacccagcagcagcagcaacagcagcaacatctccagcaacagcaacagcagctgcATCAGCAGCTCAATCAGCAGctccatcagcagcagcaggtggCCAACAAGCTGCTGATCATACCCAAGCCCATCGAATCGATGATGCCCAGTCCGCCGGACAAGCAGCAATTGCAGCAGCATCAGAAGGTGTTGCCGCCACAGCAGTCGCCCTCGGATATGAAGCTGCATCCGAGTcaggcggcggcagcggcagctgCATCAGCACAGGGCAAGCTGTCGCAGGCCTTCAAAGCCACCAACGAGCAGAACCTGAAGAATGCCAGCTCATGGTCCTCGCTGGCGTCGGCGAACTCACCGCAGTCGCACACGTCGAGCAGCTCGAGCAGCAGCAAGGCAAAGCCGGCCATGGACTCGTTCCAGCAGTTCCGCAACAAAGCCAAAGAACGCGACCGTCTCAAGCTGCTGGAGGCGGCCGAGAAGGAGAAGAAGAACCAAAAGGAGGCCGCCGAGAAGGAGCAGCAGCGTAAGCACCACAAGTCCTCGTCATCATCCTCGTCGGCCTCGGCCGCATCCGCCCAGGCAGCAGCGGTTGCAGCCGCATCATTAGCCGAGGCGGTGGCCTTgggagcagcagcggcagcggccgTGGCCTCCAATGCCTCGAGTGCTTCGGGCGGCAGCAGTagtggcggcggcggtggtggtggtggcggcggcggcggcggcggcggcggtcCGGCCAGCAACCAGGCGATCAGTGGCGATCGCGAGCGTGATAGGGATCGTGAACGGGAACGTGAGCGTTCCGGCAGCGGTGGCGGTCAGTCCGGCAATGggaacaacagcagcaattcGGCCAATAGCAATGGACCCGGCAGTGCGGGCAGCGGTGGCagtggcggcggcggcggaggcAGTGGTCCGGCCAGCGCCGGTGGACCAAACAGCGGCGGCGGCAATGCCAATAGTAACAGCGGTGGCGGACCGGCGCTGCTCAATGCCGGCAGCAATAGCAACAGTGGCGTTGGCAGCGGCGGCGctgccagcagcaacagcaacagcagcgtCGGCGGCATCGTTGGCAGCGGCGGACCGGGCTCCAATAGCCAGGGCAGCAGTGGTGGTGGCGGAGGTCCCGCCAGCGGTGGCATGGGCAGCGTTGAATACCTGATAACCCGGTGTGCGCCCCAGAATCGGGCGCAGGAGGTGGCGGCCGCCGTGGCCGTTCAGGCGTTCCTGGCTGCCTCGCCCCTGGGCGCCATGGAAAGCGGAAG GAAAAGCGTTCACGATGCTCAGCCGCAGATATCGCGGGTGGATGACATCAAGGCGTCGCCGGGCGGACAGGGCCAGAGTTCGCCGGCACAGCAATCGCCGCAGGATCGGGCGGCCGCCAAACGTGCCGAGCAGCGGCGGGCCGAGCAGGAGCGGCGCAGGCGCGAAGCG ATGGCTGGCCAAATCGATATGAACATGCAGAGCGATCTCATGGCTGCCTTCGAGGAGACGCTGTAG